A section of the Novipirellula artificiosorum genome encodes:
- a CDS encoding RNA 2'-phosphotransferase: protein MNKRLTKISKYLTFILRHEPHSIGMKLDDEGYLNVEDLVKNANASGKSITSEQVKQVVADHEQNLFTLSDEGTRIRVS from the coding sequence ATGAACAAGCGACTCACCAAAATCAGCAAGTATTTGACGTTCATCCTACGTCACGAACCTCATTCGATTGGCATGAAGCTCGACGACGAGGGATACCTCAACGTCGAAGACCTCGTCAAAAACGCGAACGCATCGGGCAAGTCCATCACGTCTGAGCAGGTCAAACAAGTCGTCGCCGACCACGAACAAAACCTTTTCACGCTCAGCGACGAGGGCACACGCATCCGCGTTAGCTGA